The sequence TAAAAAGATCTTTTCTGATACATTGGGAGGGTTAAAACTTATTGTAAGCGGAAAAGTAAAATCAGAGGAAATAAGTGGACCAATTGGTATAATAAAAGTAGTAGGAGATGCTTCCAAAGAAGGCGTGGGAATATTGATATGGCTCACAGCACTTTTATCAGTGAATGTAGGAATTTTAAATCTTATGCCTCTACCAGCTTTAGATGGTGGAAGAATACTTTTTGTTATTTTAGAACTAATAGGTGTAAAAGTAAATAAAAAGTTTGAGGAAAGATTACATACTGCTGGAATGTTAATACTTTTTGCATTTATTTTTTACATAACAGCAAATGATATTTTTAATTTGACAAGATAGCTGTAATTCAGGGATATAGTACAGTATATTGTAAATTATTAAAAATAGTCTTGAAAAAATACAGATTATCTATTATAATACATTATAATAGAAAACCATAAATTATGAATTATTTTTGAAAGATATATAAAATAGGGAGGCCAAATTATGAAGAATGCTATATTAGCTATTTCAGAGAGAAAGGAAACGTTAAAACAAATAAGAAAAGAACTTTCAGAACAATATGAAATCATAACATTCAATAATCTTTTAGATGCACTGGATATGCTTAGAGAAAGTGATTTTGATATTGTTTTATTAGATGAATATCTGACATGGTTCAATTTTGCAGAAGCTAAAAGAAAATTAAATGGAATTGGAAAAGATTTTGTTGTTGTAGGATTATTAGATGATGAAAATGAAGAATTACTTCAAGAATTAAAAAATGCAGATATTTATAATTATCTAATGAAACCAGTAGAGTTGAGAGAGATGAACAGAATTATAATGCCGGCTCTTAAAAACTTGGAAATATTAAAAGAGAAAAGAAAGCTTGAAGAAAAATTATTAAGTACTGAAGAAGAAAGTGAAATAGTAGGGCAATCTTCAAGAATTAAAGACGTAAAAAATCTTATAGAAAAAGTAGCTGAAAGTGATCTTACAGTTCTTATAACAGGTGAAAATGGAATTGGAAAAGAGCTTGTAGCTAAAGAAATATACAAAAAAAGTGACAGAAGAAAGAACAACTACATAGTAGTAAGTTGTGCATCTATGCCAGAAGAAACTATGGAAAGAGAACTCTTCGGATTTGAAAGAGGAGCTTTTACAGGGGCTAATTCCAGCAAAAAAGGATTATTAGAAGAAGCTGATGGTGGAACTATGTTCCTTGATGATATTTCAGCTATGGATATTAAAATCCAAGCTAAACTTTTAAGAGTTATTGAGTATGGTGAATTGAGAAGAGTTGGAGGAAACAAGACTAGAAGAGTAGATGTCAGATTCATTGTAGCTAGTGATAAAGATCTTAAAGATGAAACTGAAAAAGGAAAATTTAGAAAAGATTTGTACCATAGATTAACTGTGTTTCCAATAGAAGTACCACCATTAAGAGAGAGAAAAGAGGATGTACCTCTTCTTGCTAATTACTTCTTAAATAAAATAGTGAGAGAGCTTCATAGAGATACCCCTGTTATTTCAGGAGAAGCAATGAAGTACTTGATGGAGTATTCATATCCAGGAAATATAAGAGAACTTAGAAATATGATAGAAAGAATGGTAATTCTTTCTACTGATAAGATAATAGGTGTGGAAGACCTTCCGCTTGAAATAAAAATGAAATCTGATACTGTTGAAAATAAAACAGTAGTAGGAGTAGGACCATTAAAAGATATTCTTGAACAGGAAATATACAGTCTTGCAGATGTTGAAAAAGTAGTTATTGCTATAGCATTGCAAAAAACTAGATGGAATAAACAAGAAACTTCTAAACTTCTTGGAATTGGAAGAACTACTCTTTATGAAAAAATTAGAAAATATGGTTTGGATTTTAAATAGAGAGAAGTAAAGTAAATAACAAGAAAGAACTAACTAAAAGAAGGGGGAAAATTACCAGTTTTGGCTGGTAATACATTGATTATGGCAATTAGAAAATTTCGTAAACAAATGAAGCCTATTATCTGGTTGGTGACTATCCTTATGGTATTAGGTGGTGGATATGCTACTTTATCAGGGCTTATAGGAAGTATGAACAGTGGCAGCTCAAATTATGCTTTTAAATTGAATGGAAATAAAATATCTAAATTTGAGGTAGAGAAAACAAAAGCTACAATGATTGATGGATATTCAAGATATCTAGGGGATAAAGTAGATAGAAGTCTTATAGACGTTTTAGCTTTTGATGAGGTTGTAAATAAGAATCTTACATTAGAAATGGCAGGTAAATTAAAAGTTAAAGTTTCTAATGGAGATGTAAATGCCCAATATGATAAAATAGAAAATTCCATTGGAAATAGAGACCAATTTAAAAGAATGCTTCAAGTACAAGGGTATACTAAAAATACTTTCAAAAAAGAGCTGAAAGATAATCTTACAATAGAAAAAACTCTTGCTAAAATACAAGAAGGAATTAATCCTAGTGATGACGAAATAAATAAGTACTATGAAGATAATCTATATATCAGATTTTCTGGAAAACCTTTATCTGATGTAAAGAGTGAAGTAATAACTGATTTAAAACAAACTAAGGGGATAGAAGAATATGTTCTTCTCCTTAATAAAGCCAGAAAGGAAATGAAACTAGAAAATGTTTCAGAAGAATATAAAGCATATGTTGAGAGAAATGAAATGGAAGAGGATGGTTTTGCAGTATCTAATATAGAAATGGCAAAAAGAACTCTTAATAATCTATTTATTACTAATGGTGACAGAGAGAAAGCTAGAGAATTAGCTAAGGAATATTACAAAGCTCAAATAAAATTAGCTAAGATAGCTATTGAAAGAGGAATAAAAGTAGATGAGACACTTCCTCTTGATTATAAATTTGAAGAGTATAAGAAAGGACTTTTTGAAAATATAAAAAATTCATTAAATCCAACTGATATTCAATTAAAAGAATATTTTGAAAAGAATAAACTTGTATATGACACTTTTCCAAGTGCTGATTCATATATAGCTATTTTAAAAGTTGATCCTTCAGCAGAAGACAAAGCAGCAGCAAAAACAAGAGCAGAAGAGTTATTAAAAACTCTTACTCCTGAAAATTTTGCTGAGACAGCAAAAAAGAATTCTGATGGACCAAGTTCACCAAATGGTGGAGATTTAGGATGGTTTTCTAAAAAAGATATGGTTGAACCTTTTCAAAAAGCTGTATTTGCAGGAGAAATAGGAAAAATATATCCAGAACCTGTAGAGACTATTTTTGGACAGCATTTGATATATATAGAAGATAGAAAAGATGATGAAGAAAGAG comes from Fusobacterium sp. and encodes:
- a CDS encoding sigma-54 dependent transcriptional regulator: MKNAILAISERKETLKQIRKELSEQYEIITFNNLLDALDMLRESDFDIVLLDEYLTWFNFAEAKRKLNGIGKDFVVVGLLDDENEELLQELKNADIYNYLMKPVELREMNRIIMPALKNLEILKEKRKLEEKLLSTEEESEIVGQSSRIKDVKNLIEKVAESDLTVLITGENGIGKELVAKEIYKKSDRRKNNYIVVSCASMPEETMERELFGFERGAFTGANSSKKGLLEEADGGTMFLDDISAMDIKIQAKLLRVIEYGELRRVGGNKTRRVDVRFIVASDKDLKDETEKGKFRKDLYHRLTVFPIEVPPLRERKEDVPLLANYFLNKIVRELHRDTPVISGEAMKYLMEYSYPGNIRELRNMIERMVILSTDKIIGVEDLPLEIKMKSDTVENKTVVGVGPLKDILEQEIYSLADVEKVVIAIALQKTRWNKQETSKLLGIGRTTLYEKIRKYGLDFK
- a CDS encoding peptidylprolyl isomerase, translating into MAIRKFRKQMKPIIWLVTILMVLGGGYATLSGLIGSMNSGSSNYAFKLNGNKISKFEVEKTKATMIDGYSRYLGDKVDRSLIDVLAFDEVVNKNLTLEMAGKLKVKVSNGDVNAQYDKIENSIGNRDQFKRMLQVQGYTKNTFKKELKDNLTIEKTLAKIQEGINPSDDEINKYYEDNLYIRFSGKPLSDVKSEVITDLKQTKGIEEYVLLLNKARKEMKLENVSEEYKAYVERNEMEEDGFAVSNIEMAKRTLNNLFITNGDREKARELAKEYYKAQIKLAKIAIERGIKVDETLPLDYKFEEYKKGLFENIKNSLNPTDIQLKEYFEKNKLVYDTFPSADSYIAILKVDPSAEDKAAAKTRAEELLKTLTPENFAETAKKNSDGPSSPNGGDLGWFSKKDMVEPFQKAVFAGEIGKIYPEPVETIFGQHLIYIEDRKDDEERAKASHILIVPKISEETLNTKKDEIDAVKEKLANGTINFETLSKENKDVLQSALFSKIDDAGYIPGLGYNESLTKLIFDTPINNVQTALIEDKFYIIKKINEVKYKAADFVELKDRVKEDYLNSKTQEELKKLI